From a single Fulvivirga ulvae genomic region:
- a CDS encoding phosphopantetheine-binding protein — protein sequence MTENHIYDLIAAHVAEITADVEHGPITRASMLSPLGMDSIGRAELIARMQEELSITVPAYEFHQANDLGELAAIFASKISEMQKSA from the coding sequence ATGACTGAAAATCACATTTACGATCTGATTGCAGCTCACGTGGCAGAAATTACTGCAGATGTAGAGCATGGCCCGATTACACGAGCCTCAATGTTGTCACCCTTAGGCATGGATTCCATAGGCCGTGCAGAGTTAATCGCCAGAATGCAGGAAGAGTTATCCATAACCGTTCCCGCATACGAATTTCACCAGGCCAATGACCTGGGCGAACTTGCGGCCATATTCGCAAGTAAAATAAGCGAGATGCAGAAAAGCGCATAA
- a CDS encoding 4'-phosphopantetheinyl transferase family protein, protein MIPTVHIFSTSFKEPLRQRAFSDYLSLLSQELREQNMRYLRWQNRHAHLFGRLLLIEALRHFGIEGDIWENIMYNDYKRPYLTLTDYDFNISHSGDYVVCAIAKNIRLGIDIEENRKVNLTHFRNIMTRDQWEEINDAATPLKTFYKYWTIKESVIKADGRGFYIPLDELEVKNNTVQFDDRLWFVNELDYVHGYSAALATNQVAAYKFHSINFYEAHIATRLSQKLVQLK, encoded by the coding sequence ATGATACCCACAGTACACATATTTTCCACGTCATTTAAGGAGCCTCTCCGGCAGCGTGCCTTCTCCGACTACCTGTCGTTGCTTTCTCAGGAGCTAAGGGAACAGAACATGCGCTACCTGAGGTGGCAGAACCGTCATGCCCATCTGTTTGGGAGATTGTTGTTGATCGAAGCCCTCAGGCATTTTGGTATAGAAGGTGACATCTGGGAAAATATCATGTATAATGATTACAAACGGCCATACCTGACCCTGACCGATTATGATTTTAACATCTCCCATTCCGGCGATTATGTGGTCTGCGCCATAGCTAAGAATATCCGGCTGGGTATAGATATTGAGGAAAACAGAAAAGTGAACCTTACACACTTTCGCAACATCATGACCCGGGATCAATGGGAAGAAATCAATGACGCAGCTACCCCGTTAAAAACCTTCTATAAGTACTGGACCATCAAAGAAAGTGTGATCAAGGCTGATGGCAGAGGGTTTTACATACCATTGGATGAACTCGAGGTAAAGAACAATACCGTACAGTTTGATGACAGGCTGTGGTTTGTGAATGAGCTGGACTATGTCCACGGTTACAGTGCCGCACTCGCCACCAATCAGGTAGCAGCATATAAATTTCACTCCATAAATTTTTACGAAGCGCATATAGCGACCCGGTTAAGTCAGAAATTAGTTCAACTTAAATAA
- a CDS encoding phosphoglyceromutase encodes MMENKLIFIFLDGIGIGQDVDLNPLTKASMPTLMGLMGERLTGNTHIEEPNLLVKGIDACLGVDGIPQSATGQTSLFTGFNAQAHLGYHLMAYPNDQLISLINKRSIFKFAKENHIKSIFANSYTDGFFKSFDKTSPNYSVTTRCVLASKTNFNTLDDLIENRAVHWDITNITLQGKPNGRVPLIAPYKAGENLKNLTNDYDLVLFECFLPDLIGHKKDMEQSIKFLEVFDEFLGGVLNDKPENVNVLISSDHGNIEDLSFGGHSKNPVPLIFIGNEAYHFQQVNAIDQIFNTMFTRLFNTAPVAEFEAF; translated from the coding sequence ATGATGGAAAATAAATTGATATTTATTTTTTTGGATGGCATAGGGATAGGTCAGGATGTTGATTTAAATCCTTTGACCAAAGCCTCTATGCCTACACTGATGGGGCTTATGGGAGAACGGCTGACCGGCAACACCCATATTGAGGAACCAAACCTCCTGGTAAAAGGGATAGATGCCTGCCTGGGCGTTGACGGCATACCGCAAAGTGCCACAGGACAAACATCTTTGTTTACAGGTTTTAACGCACAGGCACATCTGGGCTATCACCTGATGGCTTATCCCAATGATCAACTGATATCACTGATCAACAAACGCTCGATATTCAAATTTGCGAAAGAAAACCATATCAAAAGTATCTTTGCCAATTCTTACACGGATGGTTTCTTCAAGTCATTTGACAAAACTTCTCCCAATTATAGCGTAACTACACGATGTGTTTTAGCCTCCAAAACCAATTTTAATACTCTTGACGATCTTATTGAAAACAGAGCGGTACATTGGGACATAACCAACATCACATTACAAGGTAAACCTAATGGCCGAGTGCCTTTGATCGCACCATACAAAGCAGGTGAAAATCTTAAAAACCTGACCAACGATTATGATCTGGTGCTATTTGAGTGCTTTTTGCCCGATCTGATAGGTCATAAGAAAGACATGGAGCAATCCATTAAATTTCTGGAAGTATTCGACGAGTTCCTCGGAGGCGTGCTTAATGACAAGCCCGAAAATGTGAACGTTTTGATATCCAGTGACCATGGCAATATAGAAGACCTGTCTTTTGGCGGTCATAGTAAAAATCCGGTCCCGTTGATCTTTATAGGTAATGAAGCATATCACTTTCAACAGGTAAATGCCATTGACCAGATCTTTAATACCATGTTTACCAGGTTGTTTAACACAGCACCTGTGGCTGAATTTGAAGCGTTTTAG
- a CDS encoding beta-ketoacyl synthase N-terminal-like domain-containing protein — protein MLKTNKVGITGMGIVSSIGRDLSSFCDSLKNGKCGIRQTTNAREPKVSVDIAAEIHDFAFSESLGRFTNIPDEKLQHARKLGQRAPFVIQASIISALEAWQKAGLFDKEALPERTGLIVAGQNSTQNYQYDLIPKFRENPEYLSPRYALEFLETNQVGVLSELFGIQGEGFVVGGASATGNVGVIKGYRQVLSGFADVCVVVGTLADLSPMDIQGFINIGAMGGKKYGDQPAKACRPFDKQHEGFIYGQASACVIFESETSAAKRGVPFLAEVRGGAMNLDSNSSANPNVTGEAKAMQSALEQAGLSAADVDYINTHGSSSSLGDITEAEAISQVLGKREAWLNATKGLTGHCLYSAGMVEVIATVLQMQEGFLHPNLNLEDPVRKDLKFCGAEAIDHQINVAISNSFGFGGINTSVVLERAKN, from the coding sequence ATGCTAAAGACCAATAAAGTAGGAATTACCGGGATGGGGATAGTATCGTCTATAGGAAGAGACCTTTCCTCATTTTGTGATTCCTTAAAGAACGGCAAGTGCGGTATCAGACAAACGACAAATGCCAGAGAACCCAAGGTGTCTGTTGATATTGCTGCTGAAATACATGATTTCGCCTTTTCAGAATCCCTGGGCCGTTTTACAAATATACCGGATGAAAAACTGCAGCATGCCCGGAAACTGGGTCAAAGAGCTCCATTTGTTATTCAAGCCTCCATCATATCAGCTCTGGAGGCATGGCAAAAGGCCGGACTGTTTGATAAAGAAGCTTTACCGGAGCGAACGGGGTTAATTGTGGCCGGACAAAACAGTACCCAGAATTATCAATACGACCTGATCCCGAAATTCAGGGAAAATCCCGAATACCTGTCGCCCAGGTATGCACTTGAGTTTTTGGAGACCAATCAGGTTGGCGTACTGAGCGAACTGTTTGGCATACAGGGTGAAGGGTTTGTAGTGGGAGGGGCCTCGGCCACCGGAAATGTAGGTGTCATTAAAGGATACCGGCAAGTGCTTTCCGGCTTTGCAGATGTATGCGTGGTGGTGGGCACTTTAGCCGATCTTTCACCTATGGATATCCAGGGCTTTATCAATATAGGGGCCATGGGAGGGAAAAAATATGGTGATCAGCCTGCGAAAGCCTGCCGGCCTTTTGATAAGCAGCATGAAGGCTTCATTTACGGGCAGGCCAGTGCATGTGTAATCTTTGAATCAGAAACCAGTGCTGCCAAAAGAGGAGTACCATTTCTGGCAGAGGTCAGGGGCGGTGCTATGAACCTTGACAGTAACAGTTCTGCCAATCCCAATGTGACCGGAGAAGCAAAAGCAATGCAGTCGGCACTTGAACAGGCCGGGTTGTCAGCAGCGGATGTAGATTATATCAATACCCATGGCAGTTCATCATCCCTTGGAGATATTACCGAAGCAGAGGCTATCAGTCAGGTGCTTGGAAAGCGAGAGGCCTGGCTCAATGCTACCAAAGGCCTTACGGGCCACTGTCTGTATTCGGCCGGTATGGTGGAGGTGATCGCTACTGTTTTGCAGATGCAGGAAGGCTTTCTTCACCCTAACCTCAACCTGGAAGATCCGGTGCGTAAAGACCTTAAATTTTGTGGTGCCGAGGCTATCGACCATCAGATCAATGTAGCTATAAGCAACTCCTTTGGCTTTGGCGGTATCAATACCTCTGTTGTTTTAGAACGGGCTAAAAACTGA
- a CDS encoding acyl carrier protein codes for MSKEHVFEVVKKIVMEVLPDVGPEQVTLDISLKDLGANSIDRMEVVTMSMEELGLKIPLMSFAHVSNIEGLVDVLNMNYATVSESDTL; via the coding sequence ATGTCAAAAGAACACGTATTTGAAGTAGTGAAAAAGATAGTAATGGAAGTACTTCCAGATGTAGGACCAGAGCAGGTTACACTGGATATCAGTTTAAAAGACCTGGGTGCCAACTCAATTGACAGAATGGAAGTTGTGACCATGTCGATGGAAGAGCTGGGCTTGAAAATACCCTTGATGAGCTTTGCACATGTAAGCAATATTGAGGGGCTGGTGGATGTATTAAATATGAATTACGCTACTGTCAGCGAAAGCGATACCCTGTAA
- a CDS encoding MBL fold metallo-hydrolase has translation MSMKFEDLERGIHYIDAGFRGVIQVAVLRMTYVSMVNYSYLIVDNITNQSVIVDPAWNMEKIDHALEDTGTTLSGILLTHAHPDHTDLARPLAEKHHCPVWMSNEEIADSGFYAPQLVGIDPRPWSVGQIQIQPILTPGHTPGGMCYLVGNNLFTGDTLFAEGCGLCPDMEAAHNMFESLEHLKTRLAPETLIFPGHSYGRQPGQKFSQVLKDNIYLQFKNKYDFTAYRLRKGQNRLSFFDFR, from the coding sequence ATGTCAATGAAGTTTGAAGACTTAGAGAGGGGTATTCATTACATAGACGCAGGATTCAGAGGGGTAATACAAGTTGCTGTACTGAGAATGACTTATGTATCGATGGTCAACTATAGCTATCTGATAGTTGATAACATTACCAACCAATCGGTGATTGTAGATCCGGCGTGGAACATGGAAAAGATCGACCATGCCCTGGAAGATACCGGTACTACATTGAGCGGGATTTTGCTTACCCATGCCCACCCGGACCATACCGATCTGGCCAGACCCCTGGCGGAAAAGCACCATTGCCCGGTCTGGATGTCTAATGAAGAAATTGCTGATTCCGGGTTCTATGCGCCGCAGTTGGTAGGCATCGATCCGAGGCCCTGGTCTGTGGGGCAGATCCAGATACAGCCGATACTGACGCCAGGCCATACCCCAGGGGGCATGTGCTATCTGGTAGGTAATAACCTGTTTACCGGCGACACACTGTTTGCAGAAGGCTGCGGACTTTGCCCGGATATGGAGGCCGCACACAATATGTTTGAAAGCCTTGAACACCTCAAAACCAGGCTCGCACCCGAAACACTTATTTTTCCAGGACATAGCTATGGCAGGCAGCCGGGTCAAAAGTTTTCGCAGGTATTGAAAGACAATATCTACCTGCAGTTCAAAAACAAATATGATTTTACCGCATACCGGTTAAGAAAAGGCCAAAACAGGTTGAGCTTTTTCGATTTTAGGTAA
- the fabD gene encoding ACP S-malonyltransferase — MKKTYVFPGQGSQRKGMGGDLFDEFPELTKKADKILGYSIKELCLNDPDKQLNETQFTQPALYVVNALSYQKKLKDGEKKPDFLAGHSLGEYNALEAAGVFSFENGLKLVKKRGELMSQAKNGGMAAVLNSSEAQIMEILKDAKLTTIDIANLNAPSQIVVSGLREDINKAQSFFENANTMFIPLNTSGAFHSRYMKEPAAEFGKQVKKTKFSKPKIPVIANVTGKPYEFKNVAQHLIDQLSNSVRWSESMTYLLDQGVTEFEELGVGDVLTKLIGYIKKDYEKNASGKTEAKASEEKVSKESEKATSRGRSITERSKPKQHTDAVTLVERWNEAHPVGTKVISGFYEDELETRTEAMVLFGHRAAVYMKGYNGYFDLTEIETVK, encoded by the coding sequence ATGAAGAAAACATACGTATTCCCCGGACAAGGCTCACAAAGAAAAGGCATGGGAGGCGACCTTTTTGATGAGTTTCCCGAGCTGACTAAAAAAGCAGATAAGATACTGGGATACTCTATCAAAGAGCTTTGCCTGAACGATCCTGACAAACAACTGAACGAAACCCAATTTACCCAGCCTGCGCTTTATGTGGTCAATGCCCTTTCATACCAGAAAAAGCTAAAAGACGGTGAAAAAAAACCGGATTTTTTGGCAGGTCATAGTTTGGGAGAGTACAATGCCCTGGAAGCTGCCGGAGTATTTAGCTTTGAAAACGGTCTTAAGCTGGTGAAAAAGCGGGGCGAACTGATGAGCCAGGCCAAAAATGGAGGAATGGCTGCAGTTTTAAATTCCTCTGAAGCACAGATCATGGAAATCCTGAAGGACGCTAAGCTGACTACCATAGACATTGCAAACCTGAATGCACCCAGCCAGATCGTAGTTTCAGGCTTGCGCGAAGACATCAACAAAGCCCAGTCATTCTTTGAAAATGCCAATACCATGTTCATTCCTTTGAATACCAGCGGAGCGTTTCATTCGCGCTACATGAAAGAACCTGCTGCAGAGTTTGGAAAGCAGGTAAAGAAGACTAAATTTTCGAAACCAAAAATACCCGTGATTGCCAACGTAACCGGCAAGCCCTATGAGTTTAAAAATGTAGCCCAGCACCTGATAGACCAGTTGTCTAACAGCGTAAGATGGTCAGAAAGCATGACCTACCTGCTGGATCAGGGGGTTACAGAATTTGAAGAACTTGGCGTAGGAGATGTGCTGACTAAGCTGATCGGCTATATTAAAAAGGATTACGAGAAAAATGCTTCCGGAAAAACAGAAGCTAAAGCCAGTGAGGAGAAAGTCTCAAAGGAAAGTGAAAAGGCAACGTCCAGGGGCAGGTCGATTACCGAAAGATCAAAGCCAAAGCAGCACACTGATGCAGTAACCCTGGTAGAGCGATGGAACGAGGCACATCCGGTAGGTACTAAAGTGATCTCCGGCTTTTATGAAGACGAGCTGGAAACGCGCACTGAGGCGATGGTACTGTTTGGCCATCGTGCCGCGGTTTACATGAAAGGCTACAATGGATACTTCGATTTAACAGAAATAGAAACTGTAAAGTAA
- a CDS encoding acyltransferase domain-containing protein produces MKKKIIFMYSGQGSQYYQMGKELYENHPKFRQWMDQCDEIVQPIIKTSLTNILYRGKGKGEPFDNVLHTKPALLCIQYSLTKVLNEMNIKPDFLMGYSVGELVAAVASEAVSLEDGIRLAVDIARLTDEKTQPAAMLAVMGQKSLMAAYPELFHDCWLTAENFTENFVVSGLPGTIQQLHGELNKKSIMSQILPVKYGFHTALIDPIEEECKQLVHNVSISAPKVPMISSLSEGIVQQPDGDYLWKAIRHPVNFQQTVRRVLDTGDYIFIDVGPSGTLATFVKYILPPDSGSVSLQVLNQFGRDLLNIDRLKTNLLSHTY; encoded by the coding sequence ATGAAAAAAAAGATCATATTCATGTATTCCGGGCAAGGGTCCCAATACTACCAGATGGGTAAGGAACTCTATGAGAACCATCCCAAGTTCAGGCAGTGGATGGATCAGTGCGACGAAATCGTTCAACCCATCATTAAAACCTCACTGACCAACATCCTATACAGAGGCAAAGGCAAGGGCGAGCCCTTTGACAACGTACTGCATACCAAGCCAGCCTTGCTATGCATCCAGTACAGCCTGACCAAAGTGCTCAATGAAATGAATATTAAGCCGGATTTCCTTATGGGCTACAGCGTTGGCGAGCTGGTAGCAGCCGTAGCGTCAGAGGCAGTTTCACTGGAAGACGGGATCAGGCTGGCAGTAGATATTGCCAGGCTGACTGATGAAAAGACCCAGCCCGCAGCCATGCTGGCAGTTATGGGGCAGAAATCATTGATGGCAGCCTACCCTGAACTTTTCCACGACTGCTGGCTGACCGCGGAGAATTTCACTGAAAATTTTGTGGTCAGTGGCTTGCCCGGGACAATACAGCAACTGCACGGAGAATTGAACAAGAAAAGTATAATGTCTCAAATCCTGCCGGTTAAATACGGCTTCCATACAGCGCTTATAGACCCGATTGAAGAAGAATGCAAACAGCTTGTTCATAACGTCAGCATCTCAGCACCCAAAGTGCCTATGATTTCTTCCTTGAGTGAAGGAATAGTACAGCAACCGGATGGAGACTACCTGTGGAAGGCTATCCGGCACCCGGTTAATTTTCAACAGACCGTGAGGAGGGTTTTGGATACAGGCGATTATATTTTCATAGATGTGGGGCCGAGCGGTACCCTGGCTACCTTTGTAAAATACATTCTTCCGCCAGATTCAGGCTCTGTCTCTTTGCAGGTGCTCAACCAGTTTGGCAGAGACCTGCTCAATATCGACAGGTTGAAAACCAACCTGCTTAGTCATACATACTGA
- a CDS encoding DUF1302 family protein, whose protein sequence is MKSRLNTVNTLLVIMISMITFTTVYSQTPVESDTTEWEDFDTPELDFSESEAPVFSSSPDELVVEEKESFLNSYILDPMRIGLKYELAYKVTKPDRVMNNRLSYRLEYSRSFFDHFSLQVDTKIFTFLKNDHRARQISYWFNDNTEETEFSFGGRTREAFLQASFGKTSIRAGIQTLVWGESDFAIVTNEVSRLDYREPLSLSIDELRIGQPIITVDHYSESGDWSAFFTPDPKFNEHPKEGTGYYYEPFNGTVKYQQESDDDNHFEFGLRWKKTFGKSDISIMAASLINNEFALRMVNPELITRGKHRFHMAGFTFNRAISNFLIKGETAIKSKKAYNDESFQIVEKNALDASLGVDYYMNNSFTISLEAVNYHIMDWNESIQGQPRNNYMLLAALSKELMKGDLSINLASMYNGPYTTFFNILSTSYNWNDRTTLYFDMLMPFTDDPNSGLYIYRTQKQAVLKIQYQF, encoded by the coding sequence ATGAAGAGTCGCCTCAATACCGTCAATACACTACTTGTTATCATGATCTCAATGATCACTTTTACCACTGTCTACAGCCAGACACCGGTGGAAAGTGACACAACCGAATGGGAAGATTTTGATACCCCCGAACTGGACTTTTCAGAAAGTGAAGCACCCGTTTTTAGTAGTTCACCCGACGAGTTGGTCGTAGAAGAAAAGGAATCCTTTTTAAACTCATACATCCTCGATCCGATGCGTATCGGGCTGAAATACGAGCTGGCCTACAAAGTAACCAAACCAGACAGGGTAATGAACAACAGGCTTTCATACAGACTCGAATATTCACGGTCCTTTTTCGATCATTTTTCACTACAGGTAGACACGAAGATTTTTACCTTCCTGAAAAATGACCATCGGGCCAGGCAGATCTCCTACTGGTTCAATGACAATACAGAAGAAACCGAGTTTTCCTTCGGAGGAAGAACGCGGGAGGCCTTTTTGCAGGCCAGCTTTGGCAAAACAAGCATACGCGCCGGTATCCAGACCCTGGTATGGGGAGAGTCCGATTTTGCCATTGTCACCAACGAAGTAAGCAGGCTCGATTACCGGGAGCCACTAAGCCTGAGCATCGATGAGCTGAGGATAGGCCAGCCCATCATTACAGTAGACCACTATTCGGAATCCGGTGACTGGAGTGCATTTTTTACCCCTGACCCGAAGTTTAACGAGCATCCCAAAGAAGGGACAGGCTACTACTACGAACCCTTTAACGGAACCGTCAAATACCAGCAGGAATCTGATGATGACAACCATTTTGAGTTTGGATTGCGATGGAAGAAAACCTTTGGAAAGAGCGACATCAGTATCATGGCCGCCAGCCTGATCAACAATGAATTTGCCCTGCGGATGGTGAACCCCGAACTGATCACCAGGGGTAAGCATCGCTTCCATATGGCCGGGTTTACCTTCAACAGGGCCATCAGCAATTTCCTTATTAAAGGAGAAACCGCCATAAAATCCAAAAAAGCTTATAACGATGAGTCATTTCAAATTGTGGAGAAGAATGCACTCGATGCCTCACTGGGAGTAGATTATTATATGAACAACAGCTTTACCATAAGCCTCGAAGCCGTAAACTATCACATTATGGACTGGAACGAAAGCATACAAGGGCAGCCCAGAAATAACTACATGCTGCTGGCCGCCCTGAGCAAAGAACTTATGAAAGGTGATCTATCCATTAACCTGGCCTCCATGTACAATGGCCCCTATACCACTTTTTTCAATATACTGTCAACCTCCTACAACTGGAATGACCGTACCACACTGTATTTTGATATGCTAATGCCCTTTACCGATGACCCAAACAGCGGACTTTACATTTACCGAACCCAAAAGCAAGCAGTGCTCAAAATCCAGTACCAGTTTTGA
- a CDS encoding enoyl-CoA hydratase/isomerase, giving the protein MGVLSNVATYETIKVRFEDDICFIQIDRPEANNAINDSLVEEFSDVLDQCEDQAKIVVVEGSPEVFCFGADFKSIQQSLDNGNGHQEQNPEPMYNLWMKLASGPYVSIAHVRGKANAGGIGFVAACDIVLCEERAVFSLSELLFGLMPACVLPFLIRKVGFSKAHYMTLMTQPVSAKQACDWGLVDAYEDKSENLLRKHLLRLRLLSKEGVARYKNYMNKLNDFPEASKAEALAANIEVFSDQNNLDKITRFVKTGQFPWEAG; this is encoded by the coding sequence ATGGGTGTCTTAAGCAATGTAGCAACTTACGAAACCATCAAGGTCCGGTTTGAAGATGACATTTGTTTTATTCAGATCGACCGTCCCGAGGCCAACAACGCCATTAACGACAGCCTCGTGGAAGAGTTTAGTGACGTACTTGACCAATGTGAAGACCAGGCCAAGATCGTGGTAGTGGAAGGCTCCCCAGAAGTATTTTGTTTCGGGGCAGACTTCAAGAGTATTCAGCAAAGCCTTGACAATGGGAATGGCCACCAGGAGCAGAACCCCGAACCGATGTACAACCTGTGGATGAAGCTGGCTTCCGGTCCCTATGTTTCCATTGCCCATGTCAGGGGGAAAGCTAATGCCGGAGGTATTGGCTTTGTGGCAGCCTGCGATATTGTGCTCTGTGAAGAAAGGGCAGTATTCAGCCTGTCAGAGTTACTGTTCGGCCTGATGCCTGCCTGCGTATTACCGTTTTTGATACGAAAGGTAGGTTTTTCAAAGGCACATTACATGACCCTGATGACCCAGCCCGTATCGGCAAAACAAGCCTGCGACTGGGGTTTGGTAGATGCCTATGAAGACAAAAGTGAAAACCTGTTGAGAAAACACCTGTTAAGGTTGCGGTTGCTCTCCAAAGAGGGAGTAGCCCGCTATAAAAATTACATGAACAAGCTCAACGATTTTCCCGAGGCTTCCAAAGCAGAAGCCCTCGCAGCCAACATCGAAGTGTTCTCAGACCAAAACAACCTGGATAAAATTACAAGGTTCGTAAAAACCGGACAATTCCCCTGGGAAGCCGGGTAA
- a CDS encoding hydroxymethylglutaryl-CoA synthase family protein, giving the protein MRVAGIEAMNVFAGTTFLDVEKLAEHRNLDTSRFKNLLMKEKTVALPYEDPVTYGVNAAKPLIDALSPEEKDRIELVISCTESSFDFGKSMSTYFHEILGLNRNCRLFELKNACYSGVAGFQMAVNFILSQTSPGAKALVIATDVSRFMIEEGGDALTMEWSFAEPSGGAGAVAMIVSETPYVFQVDIGANGYYGYQVMDTCRPTTDGEAGDSDLSLLSYLDCCENAFYEYQKRVPEADYAKTFSYLAFHTPFGGMVKGAHRNLMRKTVKAKTQDIEADFETRVVPGLVYCQRIGNIMGATAMMSLASTIENGNFTAAQRVGCFSYGSGCCSEFFSGVVSEESQQSLKKFKIKEQFDKRYELTMDEYENLLVGSNAVKFGTRNVTLDTSFIPQSRKAMGRETLFLKEIKEFKREYEWVS; this is encoded by the coding sequence ATGCGTGTAGCAGGAATTGAAGCTATGAATGTTTTCGCAGGCACTACTTTTTTAGATGTAGAGAAGCTTGCCGAACACAGGAACCTGGATACCTCCAGGTTTAAGAACCTCCTGATGAAGGAGAAGACCGTGGCCTTACCTTATGAAGACCCGGTTACTTATGGAGTAAATGCCGCCAAACCACTTATTGATGCCCTGAGTCCGGAAGAGAAAGACCGCATAGAGCTGGTCATCTCATGTACGGAGTCGTCCTTCGACTTTGGCAAATCAATGAGTACCTATTTTCATGAAATATTGGGCCTGAACCGCAACTGTCGACTGTTTGAGCTCAAGAATGCATGTTACTCCGGAGTGGCCGGCTTTCAGATGGCCGTTAATTTCATTCTTTCGCAGACCTCACCCGGAGCCAAAGCCTTGGTGATTGCCACTGATGTATCCCGCTTCATGATCGAAGAAGGAGGGGATGCACTCACCATGGAATGGTCTTTTGCCGAGCCTAGCGGTGGTGCCGGAGCTGTAGCGATGATCGTGAGTGAAACACCCTATGTGTTCCAGGTAGATATCGGAGCTAATGGCTATTACGGCTACCAGGTTATGGACACTTGCAGGCCTACCACTGATGGTGAGGCGGGAGACTCAGATCTGTCACTGCTTTCTTACCTGGACTGCTGTGAAAATGCATTTTACGAATATCAGAAAAGGGTGCCCGAGGCAGATTACGCCAAAACTTTCAGCTATCTGGCTTTTCATACCCCATTCGGAGGCATGGTCAAGGGAGCACACCGCAATCTGATGCGGAAAACAGTGAAAGCAAAGACTCAGGACATTGAAGCCGATTTCGAGACCCGCGTGGTACCAGGATTGGTCTACTGCCAGCGGATAGGCAATATCATGGGCGCTACCGCTATGATGTCCCTTGCCAGCACCATTGAGAACGGCAACTTTACAGCAGCACAAAGGGTAGGGTGCTTCTCCTACGGTTCTGGCTGTTGTTCCGAGTTTTTCAGCGGTGTGGTGAGCGAAGAAAGCCAGCAAAGCCTGAAAAAATTCAAGATCAAAGAACAGTTCGACAAAAGGTACGAGCTGACCATGGACGAATACGAAAACCTGCTTGTAGGCAGCAATGCGGTGAAATTCGGAACCCGCAATGTAACACTCGATACCAGTTTCATACCTCAGTCCAGGAAAGCCATGGGCAGGGAGACACTGTTTTTGAAAGAGATCAAGGAATTTAAAAGAGAGTACGAATGGGTGTCTTAA